The Pseudomonas sp. SCA2728.1_7 DNA segment GCGTCACTTTGAGTTTTCACCCCGCCGGGCATGTGCTCGGCTCGGCACAAGTACGTCTGGAATACGGCGGCGAAGTCTGGGTCGCATCGGGTGACTACAAAATCGAACCCGACGGCACCTGCGCCCCGTTCGAACCGGTGCGCTGCCACACCTTCATCACCGAATCGACCTTCGGCCTGCCGATTTATCGCTGGCAGCCACAGGCGCAGGTATTCAGCGAGATCAACCAGTGGTGGGCCGCCAACATCGCCGCCGGCAAGGCCAGCGTGTTGTTCTGCTACTCGTTCGGCAAGGCCCAGCGGATTCTCCACGGCATCGACGCAAGCCTCGGTCCGATCCTCAGTCACGGCGCGGTCGAGCCGCTCAACCGGGTCTATCGCGAGGCGGGCGTGTACCTGCCGCCGACGATCTACGCCGGCGACGTGAAAAAAAGCGACCCGATCATGCGCCAGGCCCTGGTCATCGCCCCACCCTCGGCGGGAGGCAGCAGCTGGATGCGCCGCTTCGGCGAGTTCAGCGATGCGTTTGCCAGCGGCTGGATGCGTTTGCGCGGCACCCGCCGGCGGCGCGGCGTTGATCGCGGTTTCGTGCTCTCCGATCACGCCGACTGGCCCGGCCTGCTCTGGGCCATCGAGCAGACCGGCGCGGAACGGGTGATGGTCACCCACGGCTCGATTGGCGTGCTCGTGCGGCATCTGCGCGAACAGGGTCTGGACGCCCAGGGTTTCAACACTGAATACGGCGATGACGAAGAAGAAAACATCGCTGCCGAACCGACCATCGCCGAGATGCCAGCATGAGAGCATTCGCCGAGTTGTACGCCGAACTCGACGCGACCACGTCAAGCAACGCCAAACTGGCGGCGATGCAGACCTACTTCGCCCAGGCCGAACCCCATGACGCCGCGTGGGCCGTGTACTTTCTGTCCGGTGGCCGGCCCCGGCAACTGGTGCCGGTGCGAATCCTGCGCGAACTGGCTGTCGAGATTTCCGGCCTGGAACCGTGGTTGTTCGAAGAAAGTTATCAAGCAGTCGGCGACCTCGCGGAAACCATTTCGCTGGTACTCGCGGAAAACCCGCACAGTTCCGACGCCGGCCTCGCCGAGTGGATCGAAGACAAACTGCTGCCGCTACGCGGTGAAACACCGGAATACCTCAGCCGCCAACTGCCCGCCCTGTGGGCGCAACTGGATCGATCGAGCCTGATGCTCTGCATCAAATTGATCACCGGGAGTTTCCGCGTTGGCGTCTCGAAATTGCTGGTCACCCGCGCCTTGGCCTCAATGGCCGGACTGGACAGCAAGCGCGTGGCGCAGCGTCTGGTCGGTTACACCGATCTGTCCAACCGGCCGAGCGCCGCCAGTTACTTGAAACTGATCGCTCCTGAATCCAGCGATGAACATGCCCAGCGCGGCGGTCAGCCCTACCCGTTCTTCCTCGCCCATGCCTTGTCGCAACCGGTGGAAGAATTCGAAACGCTGATCGGCCCGGTCAGCGATTGGCAGATTGAATGGAAATGGGATGGCATTCGCGCGCAAGTGGTCAAGCGCGAGGGGCGGCTATGGATTTGGTCGCGGGGCGAGGAACTGGTCACCGAGCGTTTTCCCGAATTGGATGTGCTGGTACACGGCTTGCCCGACGGCACGGTGATCGACGGCGAAATCGTCGTGTGGAAAAGCACGCACCCGCGCACCGAAGACGCCTTTGATCCGCAATCGACCGAACCACCGGCCGTGCAGTCCTTCGCCCTGCTGCAACAACGTATCGGCCGCAAGACCCTCGACAAGAAAATCCTCGAAGACGTGCCGGTGGTGGTGCTTGCCTACGACTTGCTCGAATGGCAGGGCGAAGACTGGCGCAATCAGCCGCAGGCCAAACGCCGTGCGCAACTGGAAGAGGTCATCGCCCGCTGTAACAGTCCGGTGCTGCTGGCCTCACCGGTGCTGACCGGCACTGATTGGTTCGACCTCGCCCGCCAACGCGAGTCTTCGCGGCGACTGGGTGTCGAGGGAATGATGCTCAAGGCGCGCGACGCGTTGTATGGCGTGGGGCGAACCAAGGACATGGGCGTCTGGTGGAAGTGGAAAGTCGATCCGTTCAGTGTCGATGCCGTGTTGATTTATGCGCAGCGCGGCCATGGCCGGCGGGCCAGTTTGTACAGCGATTACACCTTTGCCGTGTGGGACGGCCCGCCCGAGTCCAGCCAACGCGCGCTGGTGCCGTTTGCCAAGGCCTATTCCGGGCTGACCGATGCGGAGATGCGTCAGGTCGACAGCATCGTGCGCAAGACCACGGTGGAGAAATTCGGCCCGGTGAGCAGTGTGAAGCCGAGTCTGGTGTTTGAGCTGGGTTTCGAAGGCATCGCCCTGTCGCGGCGGCATAAGAGCGGGATTGCCGTGCGGTTTCCCCGGATGTTGCGCTGGCGTCAGGATAAAACCGTGGATGAAGCGGACAGCCTAGCCACATTGCAGGATCTTCTCGCCTGACCCCGTTTCCCGGGACATTGATCGTTCCTACGCTCCGCGTGGGAATGCCTCAACGGACGCTCCGCGTTCGGCCTTGGAGGGGACGCGGAGCGTCCCGGGCTGCATTACCACGCAGAGCGTGGGAACGATCAACGATCTGCTTGCCTGTCCCCGATAAGCCACATATCAGTGCACGCTTTCTGCCGCGCCCGTTTTCGTGCACTCATCCATTGATCTTGTAGCTCTCCTCACCTTTTAAAACACTTGTTCGGGACTCTGGTTCGGAAATTGCTACTTTCTATAGGTCGTACGCGTTCCAGTAACAATAATTCTGCGCCACAAGCGCTCATATTGGTTCTTAGGGATTGAATAATGAAAAAAGCATTGCTGACCCTTTCTGCACTGGCGTTGTGCATGGCCGCTGGCTCCGCGCTGGCCAAGGAATATAAAGAGCTGCGCTTTGGCGTTGACCCTTCGTACGCACCGTTTGAGTCGAAAGCGGCCGACGGCAGCCTGGTGGGCTTCGACATCGACCTGGGCAACGCGAT contains these protein-coding regions:
- a CDS encoding ligase-associated DNA damage response exonuclease, which gives rise to MDLVIARPEGLYCPAGDFYIDPWRPVERSVITHAHGDHARTGNQHYLANSASEGILRARLGQDINLQTLAYGQRLTHHGVTLSFHPAGHVLGSAQVRLEYGGEVWVASGDYKIEPDGTCAPFEPVRCHTFITESTFGLPIYRWQPQAQVFSEINQWWAANIAAGKASVLFCYSFGKAQRILHGIDASLGPILSHGAVEPLNRVYREAGVYLPPTIYAGDVKKSDPIMRQALVIAPPSAGGSSWMRRFGEFSDAFASGWMRLRGTRRRRGVDRGFVLSDHADWPGLLWAIEQTGAERVMVTHGSIGVLVRHLREQGLDAQGFNTEYGDDEEENIAAEPTIAEMPA
- a CDS encoding ATP-dependent DNA ligase; translation: MRAFAELYAELDATTSSNAKLAAMQTYFAQAEPHDAAWAVYFLSGGRPRQLVPVRILRELAVEISGLEPWLFEESYQAVGDLAETISLVLAENPHSSDAGLAEWIEDKLLPLRGETPEYLSRQLPALWAQLDRSSLMLCIKLITGSFRVGVSKLLVTRALASMAGLDSKRVAQRLVGYTDLSNRPSAASYLKLIAPESSDEHAQRGGQPYPFFLAHALSQPVEEFETLIGPVSDWQIEWKWDGIRAQVVKREGRLWIWSRGEELVTERFPELDVLVHGLPDGTVIDGEIVVWKSTHPRTEDAFDPQSTEPPAVQSFALLQQRIGRKTLDKKILEDVPVVVLAYDLLEWQGEDWRNQPQAKRRAQLEEVIARCNSPVLLASPVLTGTDWFDLARQRESSRRLGVEGMMLKARDALYGVGRTKDMGVWWKWKVDPFSVDAVLIYAQRGHGRRASLYSDYTFAVWDGPPESSQRALVPFAKAYSGLTDAEMRQVDSIVRKTTVEKFGPVSSVKPSLVFELGFEGIALSRRHKSGIAVRFPRMLRWRQDKTVDEADSLATLQDLLA